Below is a window of Rhizobium jaguaris DNA.
GCAAGACCGAAATCGGGTGGTATCCGCTGCAGCCGACGGAAAAGGGGCGGCTTTTGATGCGCCACTGGCCACAGATGGTCTACCATTTTCATCGCGAAGGTTTCGACCTGCCGCACGGCGCCGATCTGCTGGCGACAGGCGAGACCTATCCCAACCAAGCCTATCGCTATGGCGCCAATGCCTGGGGTCTGCAGTTCCACGCGGAGCTCACCCGCGCCATGATGCAGCGCTGGGTGGTGCACGGCGAGCACCGCTTCTGCATGCCGAACGCCCAGAAGGGCCGCGAGCATCTGGAGGGCCGCATGATCTTCGATCCGCCGCTCAAAGCCTGGCTATCCGAATTCCTCGATTTTGTTTTCGAGGGCAAACAGGCGATGGCAGCCTGATCGGCAGGGTCTTAACCGGCCGCAAGAGCAAGGTCGAATTGATCGATCACATGGCGAACAGCCGCTGCATACCGCTTCGGCTTTTCCGCGTCAGCCACGAAAACATCCCTCATGTATCTCGGGATCTCAAGCTGGACGCCGACCTGCCACTTGCCACGATTGCAGATGTTGCCGATGGAAGTTCCCGCAAGCGCCTCGCCTTTCGCTCTCGCAGCGGCCGCAAAACCATCACGACGCAATGCCTCCACAATCCGGTCGCGAAGCAATATGTCGAGACCGCCAACCCAAGTTGTCTCCGGATCGTCACGATCAGTTCGGCCATGAATGGCAACGACAATCAATGACTTGAACACCAGGCCATCAGCTATCGGCTCGTCGAAACTCTCGGAAGTGACGTGCAGTTCGTGATGCAGCCTGTTCGCGTCCAATCCCTCGAAGCAATAGGACGAAAAGCTCCTGCCCGCGATCTCCAGAGCAATCTCGGAAGTGGCGGGCTCGATGAAGCCACCGTGGGGAGCGATGATGGCAACATGTGACGATCGATCCTCGATGCGGATTCGATAGTCGACGCCCTCGGTCTCGCGCTCGCTAAGCGCAGAAAACGAACTGTATCGATCCGCCTGCCTTGCCATTTCGCAACCCTCACGCCAGCTGCGGCTCGCCCTCGCGGTCCGGCGCGTTCAGACTGTCGATCTGGCGCAATTGCGGGAAGCCGCTCGCCCAGATGATGGCCACGGCCAAGGTGCCGATGCCGCCGATGACCACGGCAGGGACGGCGCCAAAATAATGCGCCATAGTGCCCGCACGGAACTCGCCGAGTTCGTTCGATGCGCCGACGAAGACCATGTTCACGGCATTGACGCGGCCGCGCACATGATCCGGCGTCCAGAGCGTGATCAGCGTTTCGCGGACATAGACCGAGATCAGATCCGACGCGCCCATGATGGCGAGCGCCGCAATCGACAACCACGGCGTATGCGAGATGCCGAAAATCAATGTTCCCAGCCCAAACATCCCGACGCCGATGAACATGCAAATCCCTGCCCGGTGCCGGATAGGATAGGTCGCCAGAAACAGGCCCATGGCAATGGCGCCGAAGCTCGGAGCAGCGCGCAACAGGCCAAGACCCCAAGGACCGAGCGTCAGGATATCGCGTGCGTAGACCGGCATCAGTGCCACCGCACCGCCGAGCAACACGGCAAAGAGATCGAGTGAAACGGCGCCGAGCACGACTTTTTCCGACCAGATGAAACGGAAGCCGGCGAGGATTTCGTTCAGGCTCCGCGCTTCATGGGCGGTGCGCTGCTGCGGTTTCGGAATGAGGAAAGTCAGCAGCGAGCCGGCGGCAAAGAACAGAACGGCAACGCTGTAAGAAATAGTGGGACCGATACCGTAGAGCAGGCCGCCTGCGACAGGGCCGAGAATGGCGGCCGCATCCCAGGACATGGAATTCCAGGTCACCGCGTTCGACAGGTCTTTGGGCGGAATGAGATTCGGCGCCAGCGATTGCGTCGCCGGCGTCATGAAGGCGCGCTCGACACCGAAGACGGCGAGGATCAGGAAAACCGGAAGCGGCGCGAAGGTGCCGGAAACAGTCAGAAACAGCAAAGCCGCCGTACAGATCGTGCCGACGAGAATGCAGACGGCCGCCACCATACGCCTGTTATAGCGGTCGGCGACCGTGCCGGTCACCAGGATCAAAAGGAGTGAGGGGAGGAACTGCACCAGACCGATCAGGCCGAGATAGATCGGATTGCCGGTGTGGTCATACATCTGCCAGCCGACGGAGACGCTGACAACCTGGGTGGCGAAAGCTGTCAGAAAACGGGCAAAGAAGAAATAGGTGTAGGCGATATGCCTGAATGCGGCAAACCGGTCTCCCCTGGCAACCAACGACATGAGATGAGACTCTCCGGCCAGGGTAAATGCGCAGAACGCGCGCCCGGCCTGTTAAACATGATTCAGCGTGCTTCAAAGCATGGGACTTGCCCGTTAAGTCGCCAATGTCTACATGTCTGTCAACCGCGAAATGGAGACGGATATGCTTGCCTTATTTCAAACCATTGATCTGGCTTTGAATCTTTATACCTGGGTGCTGATCGCGAGTGCCATTTTCTCGTGGCTCTATGCTTTCAACGTCATCAATTCGAGCAATCAGTTCGTCAACTCGGTTGGAAGTTTTCTCTACGCGGTCACGGAGCCTGCGCTGCGCCCGATCCGCCGCATATTGCCCGATCTCGGTGGCATCGACATTTCGCCCATCATCCTGCTGCTGATCATCTTCTTCTTCCGCTCCCTGATGTGGAACACGCTTTACCCGATCTTTGGCCGGTGAGTGGGGCTTGGCAGGTTTTTACCGACCACGTGCGGCTGTCCGTCCGGCTCACGCCCAATGGCGGGCGTGACGCGATCGATGGCGTCGAGACCGGCGCCGACGACGAGTCCTATCTCAAGGTACGCGTTTCCGCGGTGCCGGAAAAGGGCAAGGCCAACAAGGCGCTGATCGTGCTGCTTGCCAAGAAACTCGGCATTGCCAAATCCGCAGTCAGCCTGATTTCCGGCGATACGGCGCGTAAAAAAATCCTCCGGATCGACGGGGACCCGGAGGATTTGATCGGCAGACTAAAAGCTGTGCTGCAGAACTGATCAGGCCTTCGCCTTCTTGGCGCGCTCGATAGCTTCAAGAATGAGCTCACCGGCTTCCTTTGAGCCCTTCCAACCGTAGATCTTCACCCACTTGCCGGGCTCCAGATCCTTGTAGTGCTCGAAGAAATGCTCGATCTGCTTCAGCGTGATTTCCGGCAGGTCGGTGTGTTCCTTGACCTTCTCGTAGCGCAGCGTCAGCTTCGGCGAGGGAACGGCGATGATCTTTTCGTCCTTGCCGGAATTGTCTTCCATCATCAGCACGCCGATCGGGCGCACGTTGATGACGCAGCCCGGGACCAGCGGACGGGTGCTTGCGATGAGGACGTCGATCGGATCGCCGTCTTCGGAGAGCGTGTGCGGGACGAAGCCGTAATTGCCCGGATAGGTCATCGGCGTATAGAGGAAACGGTCGACGACCAGCGTACCGGCCTCCTTGTCCATTTCATACTTGATCGGATGACCGCCGACCGGAACTTCAACGATGACGTTGACGTCTTCGGGCGGGTTCTTGCCAATGGAAATCGCGTCGATGCGCATGCGTCTCCCCTAATAAGGATGGTTGCTGCAGCCAGATAATCGGATTCATGACGCAACGCAACAAGGCATTGGCGCGACGCGGGATTTTAATCGACCGTCGCGGAGAACGTCGCCGCAGGTGGCCTTAGCGCATGTCGCGCAAAAGTGCGCAGCGATTTTGCGATAACGACATGCGCAAAATCAAGAGCCTAAAGCGCAAGGAGCGAGTCTGAAAGACCGCGACACGCTTTAGGGCCAGACGAAGCCGATCTTCTTGAGCTGCTTGCGGTCGAAGGTCTCGATGCCCTCGCAGAAATCTACTCCACCCTGACCGCGATAGAAGTGGTCGGCATTCTCGTTTTCCTCAAGGCACCAGACGACCAGCCCCTTGCAGCCGAGCGATTTCAACAGCCGGCGCGCTTCGCCGAAGAGAAGCCGGCCAAGGCCGATGCCCTGATATTCCGGGCGAAGATAGAGTTCGTAGATCTCGCCTTCCTGCGGCAATGCGCGAGCGCGGTTGAGACCGAGCGTGGCGTAGCCGGCGATCTCGCCAGCAACATCGAGAACCAGAAGTGTGGCCGGGCCGCTGGTCGCCTTGCGCCACCAAGCTTCGCCGCGGCGCTCGATCATGTGGCTGAGCGCGCGATGCGGAATGATGCCGGTATAGGTGTACTGCCACGACAGGCGATGCACCTCGGAAATGGCCCGGGCATCATGCGGTTCAGCCCGCCGAACATCAATCGACAACGTCTTCATAACGGCTACTCTGGTCCCGCCAGCGAAAATTAACCATCCACGAATCATGCGGATCAGCAACTTGCCCACAATCTTTATCCGTGGACGGCTGCTGAAAATTAACGCATTTTTAACCTTTGCCACAAGGGCTCAAAAATCGAACACACAAAATAAAACCCCGGCACAATGGCCGGGGTCAATTCGTCCGAAGCGGTACAAGTCGCTCAATTATGCGTAGCGAGCCTTCTCGAAACGCTTACGCTCGTTCGGATCGAGGTACATCTTGCGCAGGCGGATCGACTTTGGCGTAACTTCGACCAGTTCGTCGTCTTGAATCCAGGAGAGCGCGCGATCGAGCGTCATGCGGATCGGCGGGGTCAGCTTTACGGCTTCGTCCTTGCCGGCGGCGCGGATGTTGGTGAGCTTCTTGCCCTTCAGAACGTTGACTTCGAGGTCGTTGTCTCTGGAGTGGATGCCGATGATCATGCCGGCATAGACCTTCTCGCCGGCGTCGATGATCATCGGGCCGCGATCTTCCAGGTTGAACAGGGCGTAGGCCACGGCTTCGCCGGCTTCGTTGGCGAGCAGCACGCCGTTCACACGGCCACCGATTTCGCCCTTGTATGGCTGATAGTCATGGAACAGACGGTTCATGACGGCCGTGCCGCGCGTATCCGTCAGAAGTTCCGACTGGTAGCCGATCAGGCCGCGGGTTGGGGCCAGGAAGACGAGACGAACGCGGTTGCCGCCCGAAGGACGCAGCTCGGACATTTCAGCCTTACGCTCGGACATCTTCTGCACGACGATGCCGGAATGCTCTTCATCGACGTCAATGACGACTTCTTCGATCGGCTCGAGAAGCTCACCGCTCTCGTCCTTGTGCATGACGACGCGCGGACGCGACACGGCAAGTTCGAAGCCTTCGCGGCGCATGGTTTCGATCAGAACGGCAAGCTGCAATTCGCCGCGGCCGGAAACGTAGAACGAATCCTTGCCTTCGGCTTCTTCGATTTTCAGCGCGACGTTGCCTTCGGCTTCCTTGAACAGGCGGTCGCGGATGACGCGCGAGGTGACCTTGTCGCCCTCGGTGCCGGCATAGGGGCTGTCGTTGACGATGAAGGACATGGTGACGGTTGGCGGATCGATCGGCTGGGCGATCAGCGGCTCGCTGACCTGCGGATCGCAGAAGGTGTCGGCAACCGTGCCTTTGGAAAGGCCCGCGATGGCGACGATATCGCCTGCCTGCGCTTCTTCGATCGGCTGGCGCTCGATGCCGCGGAAGGCGAGGATCTTCGAGATACGGCCGTTTTCGATGAGGTTGCCGTCAGCACCCAGAACCTTGACGGCCTGGTTCGGCTTGATGGAACCTGAATGGATGCGGCCGGTAATGATGCGACCAAGGAAGGGGTTGGCTTCCAGGATGGTGCCGATCATGCGGAACGGACCTTCGCCGACAGTCGGCTCCGGAACGTGCTTGACGACGAGATCGAGAAGCGGTCCGAGACCTTCGTCCTTCGGGCCTTCCGGCGAATAGTTCATCCAGCCGTTACGGCCGGAACCGTAAAGGATCGGGAAATCGAGCTGCTCGTCAGTTGCGTCGAGATTGGCGAAGAGATCGAAAACCTCGTTGATCACTTCGTCGGCACGGGCGTCCGGACGATCGATCTTGTTGATCGCGACGATCGGACGAAGACCGACCTTCAGCGCTTTGCCGACGACGAACTTGGTCTGCGGCATCGGGCCTTCGGCGGCGTCGACGAGAACGATCGCGCCATCCACCATCGACAGGATACGCTCGACCTCACCGCCGAAGTCGGCGTGGCCGGGGGTGTCGACGATGTTGATGCGGGTATCCTTCCAGACAACCGAGGTCGCCTTGGCGAGAATGGTGATGCCGCGTTCCTTTTCCAGGTCGTTCGAGTCCATGACGCGTTCGGCAACGCGCTGGTTCTCGCGGAAGGAGCCGGACTGCTTCAGAAGCTCGTCGACAAGGGTGGTTTTCCCATGGTCAACGTGCGCGATGATCGCGATGTTGCGAAGTGCCATATGTCTTAATCTCTGAGGCTGGGGCGCTGTATAAAGCAAACAGGCCAATTACATTTGGCGCGCTCATACCCTTTTTTTCGCGTTTGCGAAAGGGGGGAGGCGCGAAAGCGGCAGCAAGCTTGCCTTCAGCCTCTGCCAGCGGCTGAATTTCGCGTTGTTCAACAGCAAATGTCATCAACAGGAATCTCGGCAGCTACCCCATGCCCGCTGTTACGGTCACGCCGCTGCAATATTCTCCATCTGCTTGCGCACGCCGTTAAATACCTGCGCCGGCACGCGCAAACTGACATCCTCCTGATAGAGTGCCCGGACTTCGCCGAAACGTTCGTCCACTTCGATTGTCAGCGCAGCGAGTCGATCGAACAATGCCAAGCGAACCGGAGATATCTCTTCCTCAGGCCGCGGCATCGGCCCCCAGTTGTCCCAGGGAAGCATCTCCATTTTGTTGAGCGCGGCGAAGTCTCGGACAAGATTCATCGCAATGAACCAGAAGCCCGACTCGTCGAAGATGCCAAAGATGCCGGGATCTGCATTGCCGGCTCGGCAGCGTTGCCAGGCTTCGCCGGCCCTGAGGAATTTGCCCGGCGGCAGGTCAAGCGGCTCGAAATCGAGCTTCAATGCGGCACGCTGGAGATCGTCAATCTGGAAATCTGCAGACACCCAGCGTCGCCCGTCCCAATATTCCGTGATCCAGTGATCGATGCCCTTGCCAGCCTCGAAATACATTCCGAAGCCGCAGCGGGCGCGCGCTGGCACGCCCTGAGCCCGTAGCGCTGCGCACGCGAGCACCGCGAAATGGCGGCAAACGCCGATGCGCCGTTTGGCGGGCGGACGCGGGACGCCAAGCGGCGCGGGATCGATCTCCATGATAGCATCCAGTATCTCCCGCGCGGGCCTCGTGTGAGATTGCGCCCTCCGCGCCGGCGTGAGCTCCTGATGATATCGCGGCGCCCAGGCATCATGCAGCAGCACGCCGTGCACAGCCGCAGCAACGCCCTCGACTCCGTCGAGCGCCGCAAGGGCTTGAGCATGCGGCCCACCGGAGGTCATCTGGCCGGGCCGCATATAGTACTCGAAAAGGCCATCGGATCCGCTCATATCGCGCACCATGATTAAATTGCCGCATCGAGAGCAGGGGTCTATCGCCCAGGTCCTGCAGACGTATTTACCACCGAACAGCGCAATTTCGCAGGCCGGACATTCAGGCCGCCAGCCCCTTCTTGCGTAGCATCGCGTCCGGGCTCGGCAGCTTGCCGCGGAAAGCCTTGTAAGCATCTTCCGGGTCGATGGAGCCGCCCACGGAATAGATATTAGCCTTCAGCTTCGCGGCCGTCTCGGGATCAAAGGCGTGGCCGGTTTCC
It encodes the following:
- a CDS encoding glutamine amidotransferase, which produces MIEAPEGSRHRPVLIVLHQERSSAGRVGQMLLDKGYNLDIRRPVLGDGLPTTLEGHAGAVVFGGPMSANDPDDFVKAEINWLDVPLKENRPYLGICLGAQMLARHLGAKVKARDDGKTEIGWYPLQPTEKGRLLMRHWPQMVYHFHREGFDLPHGADLLATGETYPNQAYRYGANAWGLQFHAELTRAMMQRWVVHGEHRFCMPNAQKGREHLEGRMIFDPPLKAWLSEFLDFVFEGKQAMAA
- a CDS encoding poly-gamma-glutamate hydrolase family protein produces the protein MARQADRYSSFSALSERETEGVDYRIRIEDRSSHVAIIAPHGGFIEPATSEIALEIAGRSFSSYCFEGLDANRLHHELHVTSESFDEPIADGLVFKSLIVVAIHGRTDRDDPETTWVGGLDILLRDRIVEALRRDGFAAAARAKGEALAGTSIGNICNRGKWQVGVQLEIPRYMRDVFVADAEKPKRYAAAVRHVIDQFDLALAAG
- a CDS encoding MFS transporter, coding for MSLVARGDRFAAFRHIAYTYFFFARFLTAFATQVVSVSVGWQMYDHTGNPIYLGLIGLVQFLPSLLLILVTGTVADRYNRRMVAAVCILVGTICTAALLFLTVSGTFAPLPVFLILAVFGVERAFMTPATQSLAPNLIPPKDLSNAVTWNSMSWDAAAILGPVAGGLLYGIGPTISYSVAVLFFAAGSLLTFLIPKPQQRTAHEARSLNEILAGFRFIWSEKVVLGAVSLDLFAVLLGGAVALMPVYARDILTLGPWGLGLLRAAPSFGAIAMGLFLATYPIRHRAGICMFIGVGMFGLGTLIFGISHTPWLSIAALAIMGASDLISVYVRETLITLWTPDHVRGRVNAVNMVFVGASNELGEFRAGTMAHYFGAVPAVVIGGIGTLAVAIIWASGFPQLRQIDSLNAPDREGEPQLA
- a CDS encoding YggT family protein → MSVNREMETDMLALFQTIDLALNLYTWVLIASAIFSWLYAFNVINSSNQFVNSVGSFLYAVTEPALRPIRRILPDLGGIDISPIILLLIIFFFRSLMWNTLYPIFGR
- a CDS encoding DUF167 domain-containing protein, with protein sequence MSGAWQVFTDHVRLSVRLTPNGGRDAIDGVETGADDESYLKVRVSAVPEKGKANKALIVLLAKKLGIAKSAVSLISGDTARKKILRIDGDPEDLIGRLKAVLQN
- the ppa gene encoding inorganic diphosphatase, which gives rise to MRIDAISIGKNPPEDVNVIVEVPVGGHPIKYEMDKEAGTLVVDRFLYTPMTYPGNYGFVPHTLSEDGDPIDVLIASTRPLVPGCVINVRPIGVLMMEDNSGKDEKIIAVPSPKLTLRYEKVKEHTDLPEITLKQIEHFFEHYKDLEPGKWVKIYGWKGSKEAGELILEAIERAKKAKA
- a CDS encoding GNAT family N-acetyltransferase: MKTLSIDVRRAEPHDARAISEVHRLSWQYTYTGIIPHRALSHMIERRGEAWWRKATSGPATLLVLDVAGEIAGYATLGLNRARALPQEGEIYELYLRPEYQGIGLGRLLFGEARRLLKSLGCKGLVVWCLEENENADHFYRGQGGVDFCEGIETFDRKQLKKIGFVWP
- the typA gene encoding translational GTPase TypA; translated protein: MALRNIAIIAHVDHGKTTLVDELLKQSGSFRENQRVAERVMDSNDLEKERGITILAKATSVVWKDTRINIVDTPGHADFGGEVERILSMVDGAIVLVDAAEGPMPQTKFVVGKALKVGLRPIVAINKIDRPDARADEVINEVFDLFANLDATDEQLDFPILYGSGRNGWMNYSPEGPKDEGLGPLLDLVVKHVPEPTVGEGPFRMIGTILEANPFLGRIITGRIHSGSIKPNQAVKVLGADGNLIENGRISKILAFRGIERQPIEEAQAGDIVAIAGLSKGTVADTFCDPQVSEPLIAQPIDPPTVTMSFIVNDSPYAGTEGDKVTSRVIRDRLFKEAEGNVALKIEEAEGKDSFYVSGRGELQLAVLIETMRREGFELAVSRPRVVMHKDESGELLEPIEEVVIDVDEEHSGIVVQKMSERKAEMSELRPSGGNRVRLVFLAPTRGLIGYQSELLTDTRGTAVMNRLFHDYQPYKGEIGGRVNGVLLANEAGEAVAYALFNLEDRGPMIIDAGEKVYAGMIIGIHSRDNDLEVNVLKGKKLTNIRAAGKDEAVKLTPPIRMTLDRALSWIQDDELVEVTPKSIRLRKMYLDPNERKRFEKARYA
- a CDS encoding transglutaminase-like domain-containing protein, translating into MSGSDGLFEYYMRPGQMTSGGPHAQALAALDGVEGVAAAVHGVLLHDAWAPRYHQELTPARRAQSHTRPAREILDAIMEIDPAPLGVPRPPAKRRIGVCRHFAVLACAALRAQGVPARARCGFGMYFEAGKGIDHWITEYWDGRRWVSADFQIDDLQRAALKLDFEPLDLPPGKFLRAGEAWQRCRAGNADPGIFGIFDESGFWFIAMNLVRDFAALNKMEMLPWDNWGPMPRPEEEISPVRLALFDRLAALTIEVDERFGEVRALYQEDVSLRVPAQVFNGVRKQMENIAAA